In Monodelphis domestica isolate mMonDom1 chromosome 3, mMonDom1.pri, whole genome shotgun sequence, the following proteins share a genomic window:
- the LOC103105101 gene encoding zinc finger protein 420-like isoform X2, with amino-acid sequence MAPGTPRPPSQGLITFKDVAVDFTQEEWCLLDHSQKELYLEVMLENVQNVLSVGLPVPRENLIYCFQQGKTPWLLEQKGPRMSCPEAENNFYVKEMSTKQSFFEDGSGPQRCMNENPWDFILREICDSDIMVKKHAKNEYEFEDTADKFSQYSDLNQYVELTSGNDFCQDSKYWKAIPEGGLIQSTEKPPDMPMNQGNLGGMAFGWILDLFRYQKHENIETFFASDKGDRSFTQNSELIEHQGIHTGEKPYEYKHFGKTFTWKGALNAHQRIYTGEKPFKCKQCGNTFTWKSALIAHQSIHTGEKHFDCKYCGKAFTHRGNFTAHQRIHTGEKPYECKLCGKVFTYRCSLTGHQRVHTGEKPYECKLCGKVFTYRCSLTEHQRVHTGEKPYECKLCGKVFTYRCSLIAHERVHTGEKPYECKLCGKVFTHRYSLTIHQRIHTGEKPYECKDCGKVFIWKVSLTTHHRIHTGEEVYECKQCGKAFTQRDHLVVHQRIHTGEKPYECKQCGKTFTEKYSFNKHQRIHTGEKPYECKQCGKPFTWKSCLTAHQRIHTGEEVYECKRCGKAFTAKCSLIKHQKIHAGEKPYECKQCGKAFQKMGNLAAHQKTHTGEKPYECKQCGKAFRNRSHLAVHQRIHTGEKPFECKHCGKAFTNRSYLVEHQSIHTGEKPFECKQCGKAFTRRGHLATHQRIHTGEKPYECKKCEKAFTRRDHLTTHQSIHTGEKAFECKQCGKAFTQRGHLTRHQRIHTGEKPYECKDCGKAFTQRGNLAVHQNLHWRETL; translated from the exons GGGTTAATAAccttcaaggatgtggctgtggacttcacccaggaggagtggTGCCTCTTGGACCATTCTCAGAAGGAGCTGTACctggaggtgatgctggagaatgtgcagaatgtactctctgtgg GGCTTCCAGTTCCTAGAGAAAATTTAATCTACTGTTTTCAACAAGGGAAAACACCATGGCTGTTAGAGCAAAAGGGTCCAAGGATGTCCTGCCCAG AGGCTGAGAACAATTTTTATGTGAAGGAGATGTCTACAAAGCAAAGTTTTTTTGAGGATGGATCTGGCCCCCAAAGATGCATGAATGAAAATCCCTGGGACTTCATTTTGAGAGAGATCTGTGACTCTGATATCATGGTTAAAAAACATGCAAAGAATGAATATGAATTTGAGGATACTGCAGATAAATTCAGCCAATATTCAGACCTAAATCAGTATGTGGAATTGACCTCCGGAAATGACTTTTGTCAGGATAGCAAATATTGGAAAGCAATTCCAGAAGGAGGACTTATTCAGTCAACTGAGAAACCTCCTGACATGCCCATGAATCAAGGTAACCTAGGTGGAATGGCCTTTGGCTGGATCTTAGACCTCTTTAgatatcaaaaacatgaaaatatcGAGACATTTTTTGCAAGTGATAAAGGTGACAGGTCTTTCACTCAGAATTCTGAGCTTATAGAACATCAGggcatccacactggagagaaaccttatgaatataaACACTTTGGAAAGACTTTTACCTGGAAGGGTGCTCTCAATGCACATCAGAGGATctacactggagagaagccttttaaatgtaaacaatgtggaaatacTTTTACCTGGAAGAGCGCTCTTATTGCACATCAGAgcattcacactggagagaaacattTTGATTGTAAatactgtggaaaggctttcacacatcGGGGCAATTttactgcacatcagagaatccataccggagagaaaccttatgaatgtaaactctGTGGAAAGGTTTTCACATATAGGTGCTCTCTCACTGgacatcagagagtccacactggagagaaaccttatgaatgtaaactctGTGGAAAGGTTTTCACATATAGGTGCTCTCTCACTGAACACcagagagtccacactggagagaaaccttatgaatgtaaactctGTGGAAAGGTTTTCACATATAGGTGCTCTCTCATTGCACATGAGAGagtccatactggagagaaaccttatgaatgtaaactctGTGGAAAGGTTTTCACACATAGGTACTCCCTCACTATACATCAGaggatccacactggagagaaaccttatgaatgtaaagacTGTGGAAAGGTTTTTATCTGGAAGGTCTCTCTCACTACACATCACAGGATCCACACTGGAGAGGAagtttatgaatgtaaacagtgtggaaaggctttcacacagagggacCATCTTGtggtacatcagagaatccacactggagagaagccttatgaatgtaaacagtgtggaaagactttcacagagAAGTACTCTTTcaataaacatcagagaatccacactggagaaaaaccttatgaatgtaaacagtgtggaaagccTTTTACCTGGAAGAGCTGTCTCACTGCACATCAGAGGATCCACACTGGAGAGGAAGTTTATGAATGTAAAcggtgtggaaaggctttcacagcaAAGTGCTCTCTCATTAAACATCAGAAAATCCAtgctggagagaaaccttatgaatgtaaacagtgtggaaaggctttccaAAAAATGGGtaatcttgctgcacatcagaaaactcacactggagagaaaccttatgaatgtaaacagtgtggaaaggctttcagaaatAGGagccatcttgctgtacatcagaggatccacactggagagaaaccttttgaatgtaaacactgtggaaaggcttttacaaatAGGAGCTATCTTGTTGAACATCAGAgcattcacactggagagaaaccttttgaatgtaaacaatgtggaaaggctttcacacggaGGGGCCatcttgctacacatcagagaatccacactggagagaaaccttatgaatgtaaaaagTGTGAAAAGGCTTTCACAAGAAGGGATCACCTTACTAcacatcagagcatccacactggagagaaagcttttgaatgtaaacaatgtggaaaggctttcactcaGAGGGGCCATCTTactagacatcagagaatccacactggagagaaaccttatgaatgtaaagactgtggaaaggctttcacacaaaGGGgaaatcttgctgtacatcagaatctacactggagagaaaccttgtAA